The Elaeis guineensis isolate ETL-2024a chromosome 3, EG11, whole genome shotgun sequence region CTCTTTAAAGCACGTATGCGGTTCATATAGACAGCTAAATAAGGGGAAAATGGTTGTAGGTAGTATCCAGGTGCATGCACAAAATTGACATAACCTAAATTAGATCGATGACCTACCTATGTGGTAGAACTAGGAGAGAGCTAAGGAATAAATAAGAGCTAAGAAGTGACCAGTAAGAGGACAAACAATTCCCTAATACAGGAAGCGCTAGGGTTTGTTGCAAGAGATgaagaagagaagggaaaaaGAATAATCAAATTGAAGTTGTAAGGAAGGATACAACTCTAACTGCAAGTTAACGTTTAACTTGACATTGGTGAAGATTGCAGAAAGATTCATAAATGCAAGCTCAGTTAATGGTATCAGGTCATCTATTTATTCATAgccacatcaatatgtatcatgcAGTAAGCAGTGAGCAAGTAGGTGAGGTTTGAAAATAGTTGCATCAAAGATACTATGGAATAGTTCAATACCCTGTAAGACCTGATACATCAAATAACACACTTCATATACTCATTGTTAAATTAATGTTTCCAGGTCATAATAGAACGACTAAATTTATTTCCTGAACCAACAAAATGAAAATGTGCATCCAACTCATAATTGAAAAATGATGCCACATGTCCAAGATGTATACTAACATGTATTTGaagagggaagaagaaaaatGTACCATTCATGTTTCATGACATTAGTTGATCCTGTCTTATGGAATGTTCAAAAACACATACCTTTTCTTCACTAGAAGCACGCCCAGCATTAACTCCAGCACTCAATCTGTTTATTAAGTCTTTTGTATGCTCAATCTCCTTCTGCTGCTTTTCCCATGCCGCATATTGAGCTTCAACCCATGCTGCTTTTGCTAGCACATACTCAGAATAGTTTCCCATAAATACCCTGGATACTCCCATATCTGTTTCGACGATTTTCGTGCATAGTTGATCAAGGAAAGCTCTGTCATGAGATATAATGACCATTGGCACATCTTGCTTGTTAAGATAGCCTTCCAGCCACTCAATTGTGTCCAGGTCAAGATGATTCGTGGGTTCATCAAGAAGAAGCAAATCAGGATCCTGCAAgatattatattttgtattaaatcaaGTTTAGAGAAAACTGATTATGACAAGAATCCTTAATAATATATCCATAATAAATATGCATGAATTAAAACCCATcccaaaagaaaaaggaaaaatgagGAGAAAAAGCCAGGGCTACGAATGACTCTTGATCAATGTTTCGCTAATGCTGCACAAAAATCCAAAGGGATAGGGTAAGTTTTGGTATTAGTTACAGTTCACATCAATCCTGGTTCTTTGGAATGATTAGCAACACCCCAGCAAATTCCATTACATGAACACTATTTTTAACTGGAAGCATATTAATGACGAAGATGGCATTGACAATGTCAAGCACAACAACATAACAAACCAACAACAAAGTACAAGAATTAAACAAATAATATATGCCAGGATCTTAATACAGAAACTTGAACCGCCCAAATCCTTCTTCCTGTCTACATGCTTACCAGAATTAACTATGCAAAAATCAGGACAATGTCAAAAGCCATAGTGCAAAGGTACTAAATTTTAACTAGAGATAGAAACAATGGCAAGACTTACTATTGGAGTACTAATACAGAAGAGAAAAGGGAAACTACATACCATATTTTAACCACATAACCAAGCATTATGGCTACTGCCACATAGAAGTCATGCATCGCCACCATGACTATGTATCAGAGTGTTCTGGTCATAGTGCAGATCTCACTTCAACTGACCTTAGTGATTCCATTTTGTTCCCATCATTATCTTTTTTATCAATGGAAAACCACCAATTTCCAGGTGAGAGTATTGGTCAAATCAGTGACTACAAGTGATCTTGCCCCTTGATCAACATGACTGTGCTGATCATATGATGTAAGTATGTGCAAGAGATATAACATATCTACCAACATAATtctttatgattttgcccttttcTAGCTTCAGATGTTTCAATGCTGAACTGAACATTTTCCCCTAAAATGAAAAAGATGAGGGAGTGGACTCTACTGGACTTGAGTCATGCAGGCATGCACAGACAAACATCATATGGTAACGCTGCTCATCATATGGTAAAAGGCTTGGCGCAATAGTAAAAAGCTTGAGCTAATAAGTACAATGGTGCGGGCTCAAGTCATGGGGCAGCCATTTTGTtggggaaaaaaaaatttgaagaagaagaatcaaaGTTTAGGTTTGCCCGAGACCACGGATTGCCAGGACCATAACTGGGTAATGGCTGTATGGCCCTATGAGCGTCCTCATCACATGATAGACTCTGAAACAAGAAATGAATTTAACTGGTAACTCCATCACCCAACCCTCAAGAATAAGCAAATCAGATTGTTTTAACTTCAAGTATATCCCTGATTTTACTTGGGAATGTTAACTAAAAATACCTGAAGTAGAATCTTCCCAAGAGACATCCTCATCTGCCACCCGCTGCTGAATGATGCCACCAGCCGTTCAGAATCCTCTGGTGCAAAACCAAGCTCAGGCATTAACTTATTAATTTTAACATCCACCACGTCAAGGTCCACATCCTGTGCCCGCCTCTGGAGCAAGTCCAGCTCATCCAGCAGCCTCCCCATCAGCCCCAGATCCTCCACTGAGCTTTCCAAAGCCTTCTGAACCTTCTCCAACCTCTCCGCAATCTCCATCTCCTCCTTGAATGCACTCAAAAACTCCTCCTTTACCGTCCTGCTGGGACAAACCTCGAATTCTTGCGTCAAGAAAGCAATTTTCATGTTCTCCTTTGCCTTCACCACGTTCCCCGAATCGGGTTCCTCCAAACCAGCAATTATCCTCATCTGAGTGGTCTTCCCAGCACCATTTACCCCTACCAACCCAACCTTCTCACCTTTCTTCACCTCCCAGCTCACATCTTTCAGCAAGGTCACTCCCTTAAAGCTCTTGCTGATGTTTTCCAACCTAACCCCCGACGAGACGCTCGAAGCCCCACTGCTCGACTTCCTCTTCCCCTGCCTCTTCGCACCCTCGTCGACGGAGCCATCCGCAAAGAGAGATTCGACGTCGGCGGTGGTCTCGGCATCCGCGACGGCCGTTTCGACCGCCGCCCTCGCGGAGACGCTAGGGTTTCTACTTCTAGGACTAGCAAAGCTAGTCTTTTTTGCTAAGGATACATGGCTTCGCCGGGTTTGAGGGGGACAAGCCCTGACTGGGCGGAATCGCGGCCGGATCCTCGCCTTTCCGGCATCTAAAAGAGGGGAACCGGAAAGGAATCCCGATCGGAGGTCGATGCCCCGGAGCTTGGTGCAGAGATCCATCAACGGCGAACGGAAAAATGGAATTTAGCCCAAAAATTCCAAACAAATGTTAAGATTCGTAAAAGAATTAggcagatggagaagaaaattggGTGTAATTTCGTAGAAATTTGGGTTAGAGGGGTGGGGGTTTCCTTTCGAGCTCTTTTAGTGGCGAGAGTGAGACAGACAATCTCAGCCCATCGTAAGAGCACCAGAGTTCGCGGTCGGCGTGAGTCATAGATATCACTAAATTCTGATATTAATTTCCATTTTCTTTTCCAAATCCACTAAATACCCTGATCTTTACAATTAATTACTAAAAGACCATTGTTCCTATTTGAGTTAGAATGTAGATAATGGCATTTttgttattaaattataaataaatgaaattttTGGTGTATATGTCCACATAAATGTTTCTTGTGGATAGGAAACAACGGCCGGTTTTGAAGGGCAGATAACGAGGATTGCAAGCGTGAGGGCTGGTTGCAGTCCACGAGTATTGTGATGACTGCCAACCATTTGTGACCGGCCACGTGTTACTCTGACAGGCTCGTGGGGGCGGGCTTGTGTCGCCCACAAGTTTCATGAGACAAACCCTGTTCGCGGACCAGATCGTGGGGTTTGTGTCTCCGATTTGATGTGTGCTCCCATTGGAGATAAAGATGTAGCAACGcaaaatccaaatccaaatccaaatatTTTGGGATGAAACCTTTTAACCAAATAGGCTGACTCAGGTGGCTACATAAAAGGGAATTCTGTCCAGGTAGTGTATAAATGAGGCCCCAGCCATACACACGAATAACCTCTAAATTGCACCGGACACTCTTGCTTTTGTTGTGCATGATGGGCGTTTGGCCAAATTGCACCAATTTATGGAGAAAATATGCACATTCAAATATTTAGAAAACAGACATAGAGCTACTCCATCAGCGTTGTATCTAGTTCTCAAAATTTCCAACTTGAGCTAGGTTCCAATTTTTTGGAAATAAGAACAATGAGTATCATATGGCCTGAGTTCAAGGTTGATCATAAATTTCAAGTTGCATGACATGGAACCGGATGTTAACTACTTGCATGCAGGTTCTCTTCTGCAAAACATTTGTATTTTGTCGTGCCATTGATCTTTTAACAATAATATGCTCCAACTTTGACAGCAGGTTGCAAATACCCAAGACTGCGCGCATGAGGAATGCCCAAGGATTATAGTAGCAAAACCTCCAGAAGCAGGCATTTTCCTTCTTGAGTaggatttttttcaaaaaaaataataatatagaaATTATGAAGTTAGGTAGAGGAAGAGTTTGGATCTACATGAAGCTGTAGATGGAATTATATATACTTGGAAACTATATTAGAAAGAAATGGAGAGTTGGAGCAGATAAGACCAAGACTTAGCAGGAAGATGCAGCATGTTCGTTCGGTTATCACTTATCAGGTCCAAATAAGGTCCAGGTAGCGAGGTAAATGGGCCAGCCCATAGGACGAAGTTTCCATCAAGTATTCCAACgaggagtaattctttgtgcaccatatgcGATGTAGTAAAAATACACCATCTCATCTTATTGAGTCACGTGGCCACCATttttcaatgcgtatttaatatCTGCAATTCTatattttcatttgaaattttgaatgacgaaaatgtctctcatcttttgaaaaaattataacatcctatgatCATATTATAGCATCCCactgtcaaattatgacttcttgcacaacagaaagtcataattttcttCTTAAagtcataaaaagaaaaaaatattttcatcattgaaaatttataaaatttttaaataacaaaaatattctttctttATGACATTCTATGGCCAAATTATAACTTGCTGTTacgtagaaagtcataatttgaccatagaatatcataatatgatcacaggatgttataattttttcaaaagaagaaaagatattttcatcattcaaaatttcaaatgaaaaaaataaaatacagatATTAAATGTGTAATAGAAAGCGGTGGCTATATGGCCCAATAAGAAAGGATGGTCTATTTTTATTGCACCACATACgatgcacaaagactttctcttccATCAAGTGCTCATCAAGTATTCCATTATAACATGTAAAAAATTAGCCCACATGGAGGGCTCATATTGCCATCCCGATCCGATTCTCATCAATTTAGCACCGGCCAAAGGGAAcctattttttatgatttgatgcATGTGATCAAGGaaataaaagaaacaaaataataTTGTTGTAGGCATGGATATTCATATCCGGAGGAAGGAAAGTGGGAAGAGGTTACATAACCTAACCGACCTAATTAATGTCTATcataaaaaaacaaagaaaactaGTCATAAAAATATAAGATATCCAGAGTATACGCGATTGTTGGTTATAAATCACGACTTTGGACATAAACATATCTATTGGAAAGCTACTTTCCTTATCCTTATGAAGTAGGCCGGTATGAGACAAATAGTGTTCCTAACGAAGCGAAGCCCGCCTTTAAATGATGTGCTACATGTAATGATCCATGTTACCCGATAAACCATCTATATGCCATCTTTTGTAACGACAGGACGAGGCTTATTTAATGATCCCACTACCATGTCAGAATACATGTAGTTGATGTAAGATGGGGAAGAAACCAGAGAGGAAAATTATTCTCCGGCTCTCCTTTAGTCCATCCTTCCAATGCAACCCAGCAGCCAACGAGAGCATACAATCATGGGAGAATATCTGGCACTATACATTAAAGGCTCTATGCTTTTGGAATATCTGGAGCGAATAAATTTGTTtgaactatttaaaatataaaaataggaaCCTTTAAGGCTGGTGAAGACCAGGTAGGTAATGCAATAGAATGAGCAAAACCCGTTCTTTTATAATATTTGGTCTTCGGCCATAAAGATGTCAACCTGAACCGTTCAATTTCTTGTAAGGATTTTGCCTTTAGAAATTTCATCACGAATTGAGAACTGATACATTTGACTTTTCTAACAAagaaagggagagtaaagaatgctcagcaaaaaaatgagaaaaataagaACTCTTCTACAACATCATTTTCTCTTAAAATATCAATCATATGACATCATTTGTGGTAGAAGAAAACTTGCCCCCTTCCACCCCCCCCAAGGTGGATGACCCCTATCCATCATTTGATTCGATAAATTTTATGAATAATGAATGAAAAGAAGAAATTATTCATCCATCTAGACCCATCAATTTTGTATCCTTTCAAATTAGAAGGATACTAGAAATGATGGATCTTTAAGTTCACAAAAATTActccttattaatttttaataaaatcttagcACTTCTTAACTTTTTTTATGCATTTtacttatatatattttttattttatctatattatttatcttatactattaaattttattactaattatttaaaTGTTAGCACAAAGTTTTCTTAATTATAAGTAAACAATTaagattttcttctatttttatttatattcatttttttagccaactatttatataaaattaattaactatttaaattatattataaattaattaatatttatatagaattaaaataaattaaaattaaaattttatataatttttatataattataagttataaagattataagtttatatgtTACTctacttctttagtataaataaatgTTATAAATTGATAACAATTATGTTATAAAAGGACAGTTTAgcaaaaatgccataaaaatattattatttattttttttattttttctatatcaAACAAAAAAGTAATCATTCTCGTCTATCTTTCCATTTTTCATCAAATACATGGGAAGATAAATAGAAGATGCATCCTTCATTCCTTCCCTATCTATTCTTCCTCCAATCCATCATTTATACTAAATATAGagttattaatatatgaattgttcaaaaaatAGTATTGGATACAATGCTTTAATGCCAATAAGACAAATCCTAGGCATACTTAAATTTCATGCTTATCCTATGCTTCAGTTAGGGAAGCAAATGGGCCTGCCCATAGGACAAATTTTCACCAAGCAGGCCATCTGGTTGGTCTGAGCAACCAAAACATTTAAATAATTGGCCCACAAGGTTGGGCCATATTGACACCCCTCACCATGGGACTTCTATGAAACGCATAAAGTACCTAGAAGGTATTTGCTATGGTGCTCCCAAGGGTAAAGATGCCATTTAGTTAGagtgagatttttttttggaagattgTCTGGGACCAACTTTCGACGCATATGTTACTCAGGGACAGATGTCTAGAGTTTTCGATTTTCTATCCAGTCAGTATGCTAAAAGATGAGTCGATGGAGCATATCCTCCTGCAATATCCGAGAGCGAGGTTAATCTAGAAGAGGAGGGTGGTCAACCATAGGAGACGAGTAGTGGCCTTTGGTTGGACTCCTTTTCAGATGCGATCTACTGGAGTATTGTAGAGGGGTCGACCTATATCTAGGGAGAAGGATGGCGTATGTTGCCTATCAGATCTAAACTTTCAAGAATACTTGGTCTTCAAAGTCAAAGTGGTGTCTGCTCACTAGGTGCTGGAGAGAGCATGTTGCTTGGCTGTAGAGTACAGCCGCTTCGATGCTGTCAGCCTGCATTTTGACGTCTCTAATTTTTGAAGCTCCCATACTGCTCTTACAACAATCTAGAGAGTTATCTTCATTTCTTAGGAGCCCCCTCCTTCGAGATTTATCAGGGTTAATTTCGACGGTTGCATCAGGAATGGTACTGATTTTGTTATTTGAGGATCGGACATCAAATTACTGATGGCAGAGGATCACATCTTTTTTAGCCTTCCATCCTGGAAGCTGAGTTTCATATCGTCTGAACGGACATTATCTATACCAGATAGGAGCTATGGACAGAAATAATCCTCACTAAAGAAGATTTTATCATTATTATCAACTAGATCCTAGATGATATGATGCAGTTGGAGGCCCATCCACTCCTTTATGACATCTGAACTTATCTTCATGACATTATCATGGTGTCTGCTCAACATGTCTTCAGGTCTTGCGAGTCTTGTAGGACATTTTGTTTTCTGATCTTATGGGATGTACTCATAGTAGATTAGTGTGAGCGCCCGCTTGTACTAAACAAAAAAAAGACACCACTTAGCAAGGATGGTGAAGATTTGTCTATCGATAACCGCCCATAGCAGCATACATAGTTGGTGTGGATAATTTTATAGAATTCTAGAGCTATTTCATGGTGGCACGAGTGACTAGTGCGGTAATGGTTTAGAACCTTAGGGGCTTTTTCCAAAGATCTTTCTCTTCCATTCAGCTAATTTGTATTCTGTCAACAAAACTAGCACTTCTCCCCCTCTATACTCCATCCGACAGTGGCAGGATGGCGGACAGTGATGGAAATATGAACAAAAAAGCTAAAAAGGAGAAGGCGAGGAGGTGGATAAAGAAAAACTGATGAAAAGCCAAGCACAAGAGAGGCAAGCGACAAGGTGGGAGGTAGCGACTGTGGCCTGTGGGAGGCAACATTAGGAGATAGAATAGAGGTTTGGAGGAGGCGAAGATAGGCAGGCAATGCAGGGAGGTAGCCAGCATTAAGATAGATTGAGGGATAGAATAGGGGTCGGAGATGAggcaaaaaatgaagaaaaggcAATCACTTCTTTTATCTGATAAGAGAAAAGGCTTAATTatgtataaaattttgaatttttttaaaatttttaatttcattctaAACTTTTATTTAGTGCAATCAGATCATCgaactttcaaatttttttcaattcgGATCTGTCAATCTATCATGATGCAGTTATAACATGGCTTGTCTATATGGCAAAAATTT contains the following coding sequences:
- the LOC105041691 gene encoding ABC transporter F family member 5, producing MDLCTKLRGIDLRSGFLSGSPLLDAGKARIRPRFRPVRACPPQTRRSHVSLAKKTSFASPRSRNPSVSARAAVETAVADAETTADVESLFADGSVDEGAKRQGKRKSSSGASSVSSGVRLENISKSFKGVTLLKDVSWEVKKGEKVGLVGVNGAGKTTQMRIIAGLEEPDSGNVVKAKENMKIAFLTQEFEVCPSRTVKEEFLSAFKEEMEIAERLEKVQKALESSVEDLGLMGRLLDELDLLQRRAQDVDLDVVDVKINKLMPELGFAPEDSERLVASFSSGWQMRMSLGKILLQDPDLLLLDEPTNHLDLDTIEWLEGYLNKQDVPMVIISHDRAFLDQLCTKIVETDMGVSRVFMGNYSEYVLAKAAWVEAQYAAWEKQQKEIEHTKDLINRLSAGVNAGRASSEEKKLEKLQEEGQVEKPFQRKQMKIRFPERGRSGRTVLMIKNLQFGYGDEVLFNKANLLVQRGEKIAIIGPNGCGKSTLLKLIMCLEKPMGGEVTIGEHNVLPNYFEQNQAEALDLEKTVLETVEEAAEDWGIDDIKGLLGRCNFKADMLDRKVSLLSGGEKARLAFCKFMVKPSTLLVLDEPTNHLDIPSKEMLEEAISEYKGTVITVSHDRYFIRQIVNRVIEVKDKGLQDYAGDYNYYLEKNLDARQRELEREAELEEKAPKVKAKSKMSKQEKEARKKQKMMAFQQAKAKSKGLKNAKRWK